A genomic window from Sulfurimonas sp. hsl 1-7 includes:
- a CDS encoding ArsS family sensor histidine kinase produces the protein MMKRNAVLITILFALSVSLISVSAIFWEFYKLNKQQYIDHIFTKYSVIAQIYREHMQRSSSEIMLEANLAVYDLFIITDKKEKKGILEKAKLLKKEGFKSFGTSLMLNKQGLFTKNTVTNLEASMLKYKKQIYFYIESPDSEVLIKDEVLKPYSHINMLYYYSMVFIIISLSFVLVMQKLRPLIRLRRKIALYGNGDMDVSFKTKNIDEIGSVANELENTKEKINTILESRTLFLRNLMHELKTPIAKGTIVTQMLAEKKQRDRFTSIFKRLETLVEEFALIEEVTSLGDTTEFKEYRLVDVIDGAIDMAMVDREKVGVMISTDVKVDVNYRLYTTAIKNMIDNGMKYSDDTYIKILINEKDELCFESKGECLKHPLQYYIEPFTKENPSKNSFGLGLYLVDSILKAHGKVLAHEYENGVNRFIFA, from the coding sequence ATGATGAAAAGAAATGCAGTACTTATCACGATACTTTTTGCACTGAGTGTCTCACTAATAAGTGTCAGTGCAATCTTTTGGGAGTTTTACAAGCTCAATAAACAACAATATATAGACCACATTTTTACAAAATATTCCGTTATTGCACAAATCTATCGTGAGCATATGCAAAGAAGCTCTTCTGAAATTATGCTTGAAGCAAATCTTGCCGTGTATGATCTTTTTATCATTACAGATAAAAAAGAGAAGAAGGGGATTTTAGAAAAAGCGAAACTGCTTAAAAAAGAGGGATTTAAAAGTTTTGGGACCTCTTTGATGCTTAATAAACAGGGACTCTTTACTAAAAATACCGTGACCAATCTTGAAGCTTCAATGTTAAAGTATAAAAAACAGATCTATTTTTATATAGAAAGCCCTGATTCAGAAGTGTTAATTAAAGATGAAGTGTTAAAACCCTACAGCCATATAAATATGCTTTACTATTATAGTATGGTATTTATCATCATCTCACTCTCTTTTGTATTGGTAATGCAAAAACTGCGTCCGCTGATCAGACTTAGAAGAAAGATAGCACTCTACGGAAACGGAGATATGGATGTCTCTTTTAAAACGAAAAATATTGACGAGATAGGTTCCGTTGCAAACGAACTTGAAAACACAAAAGAGAAGATCAACACTATCTTGGAGTCACGCACACTCTTTTTAAGAAACCTTATGCACGAGTTAAAAACACCGATTGCAAAGGGGACAATTGTTACACAGATGTTAGCAGAGAAAAAGCAGCGTGATCGTTTTACTTCAATTTTTAAACGTTTAGAGACTTTGGTTGAAGAGTTTGCACTAATTGAAGAGGTTACGAGTCTTGGGGATACTACAGAGTTTAAAGAGTATCGTTTAGTAGATGTAATTGACGGTGCAATCGACATGGCAATGGTAGATAGAGAAAAAGTAGGGGTGATGATTAGTACCGATGTAAAAGTAGATGTAAATTATAGACTTTATACTACTGCCATAAAAAACATGATCGACAACGGGATGAAATATTCTGATGATACATATATAAAAATTCTTATCAATGAAAAAGATGAACTCTGTTTTGAGAGTAAAGGGGAGTGTTTAAAACATCCGCTGCAGTATTATATTGAACCGTTTACGAAAGAAAATCCGTCGAAAAACAGTTTTGGACTCGGTTTGTATCTTGTTGATTCTATCTTAAAAGCGCATGGAAAAGTTTTAGCACACGAGTATGAAAACGGGGTAAATCGTTTTATATTTGCGTAA
- the mltF gene encoding membrane-bound lytic murein transglycosylase MltF, translating into MNKFLHIGVYLFFASSFFLFGWFSHSAYEPGKRIEKKSILDTIKERKTLNVVLLNAPSTYYIGPDGPSGFEYELLDAYAKSLGVDLNITAAHTVKEALEYIGKDGIDLVSASLTKTPHREELYNFGPSYFEVQEQVVCHRGMLGTSKFPRDVEDLEGLEIVVGENTSYYETIASLIDDGFDINVSVTSEYSTEELLEMVSNHQIDCTLADSNIYSINLKYFPDIAMAFAISGREQLAWILPPNSTKLETNMYTWLNSFVQSGKMTRLKDHYYSYVLFFDYYNTKMFYKRVGARLPKYEIHFKDAGTRFGIPWTLLAAVSYQESHWNPKAKSFTGVRGMMMLTRHTARLLGVKNRLDPRQSIVGGTRHLKQMIKNVPEGVEGEDRLKFALAAYNVGGGHIQDAMSLAKKLGLNQYVWSDMKIVLPLLSQKKYYKTLKFGYARGSEPVKYVEAIYNYKSILDKLVDEKVKEEQEKKLDENTTHQL; encoded by the coding sequence ATGAATAAATTTCTCCACATTGGTGTGTATCTTTTTTTTGCATCCTCTTTTTTCCTTTTTGGCTGGTTTAGTCATTCAGCTTATGAACCTGGAAAACGTATAGAAAAAAAATCTATTTTAGATACCATAAAAGAGAGAAAAACATTAAATGTAGTCCTCTTAAATGCCCCATCAACTTACTATATTGGACCTGACGGTCCCAGCGGATTTGAATATGAACTCTTAGATGCGTATGCAAAAAGTTTGGGAGTTGACCTTAATATCACTGCCGCACATACTGTAAAAGAAGCATTAGAATATATTGGCAAAGACGGGATCGATCTTGTTTCAGCATCACTCACAAAAACACCCCATAGGGAAGAGTTGTATAATTTTGGACCATCCTATTTTGAAGTACAGGAACAGGTTGTATGTCACCGCGGGATGTTGGGCACTTCAAAGTTTCCAAGAGATGTAGAAGACCTGGAAGGATTAGAGATTGTTGTCGGGGAAAATACAAGTTACTATGAAACAATAGCATCTTTGATAGATGACGGTTTCGACATAAACGTGAGTGTGACATCGGAGTACTCTACGGAAGAGCTTTTGGAGATGGTATCGAATCATCAGATCGATTGTACCTTGGCCGATTCTAATATCTATTCAATTAACCTAAAATATTTTCCAGATATTGCAATGGCTTTTGCAATTAGCGGAAGAGAACAACTTGCATGGATATTACCGCCTAATTCTACAAAGTTAGAGACAAATATGTACACTTGGCTCAATAGTTTTGTTCAAAGCGGAAAGATGACACGCTTAAAGGACCATTACTACTCTTATGTTCTGTTTTTTGATTATTACAACACAAAGATGTTTTATAAAAGAGTAGGGGCAAGACTACCGAAATATGAAATACATTTTAAAGATGCAGGAACAAGATTTGGAATTCCATGGACACTTTTAGCTGCCGTATCGTATCAAGAATCACACTGGAATCCTAAAGCAAAAAGTTTTACGGGTGTAAGAGGGATGATGATGTTAACACGTCATACCGCAAGGCTGTTAGGTGTTAAAAACAGACTCGATCCAAGACAAAGTATTGTAGGTGGTACGAGACATTTAAAACAGATGATCAAAAATGTTCCTGAAGGTGTAGAGGGTGAAGACAGATTAAAGTTTGCACTCGCTGCATACAATGTAGGGGGCGGACATATACAAGACGCTATGTCGTTAGCAAAAAAACTGGGGCTTAATCAGTATGTCTGGAGTGATATGAAAATTGTTTTACCGCTTCTATCGCAAAAAAAATATTATAAAACTCTCAAGTTCGGATATGCTAGAGGAAGTGAGCCGGTTAAGTATGTTGAGGCAATTTATAATTATAAGTCTATTTTAGATAAGTTGGTAGATGAAAAAGTGAAAGAAGAGCAAGAAAAAAAGCTAGATGAGAATACTACTCACCAGCTTTAG
- the rsfS gene encoding ribosome silencing factor produces the protein MLNRIEKITSVLDKNKAEAIEVFDLQGKDYIVDYAIIASSLGPKHTLALLDHLKKDLKPEEHFNNVDESGDWVVIDLGDILIHIMTPEYRVKYDMETFLAELSKAGE, from the coding sequence ATGTTAAATAGAATAGAAAAAATAACTTCTGTACTAGATAAAAATAAAGCTGAAGCTATTGAGGTATTTGACCTACAGGGTAAAGACTATATCGTTGACTATGCGATCATTGCTTCATCACTTGGACCGAAACATACTCTTGCTCTTTTAGATCACTTAAAAAAAGATTTAAAACCTGAGGAACATTTCAACAATGTTGATGAGAGCGGAGACTGGGTTGTTATAGACCTTGGAGATATCCTCATCCATATCATGACTCCTGAATATCGTGTTAAATACGATATGGAAACTTTTTTAGCAGAACTTTCTAAAGCTGGTGAGTAG
- a CDS encoding response regulator transcription factor translates to MAQHKILMIEDDLELAEILTEYLEQFHYSITVEDDPFKAVSILKLEPFDLVILDLTLPGMDGLEVCEAIRARQDIPIIISSARSDVTDKVKALELGADDYMPKPYDPRELEARIQSVLRRYAAKTEAKAENKSDFKCDRETMTITYKGRNIDLTNAEFGILAYMIQKHGLVVSREDLIHNVNAINEDSSNKSIDVMVGRIRSKLGDKSLIESVRGVGYKLLK, encoded by the coding sequence ATGGCACAACATAAAATATTGATGATTGAAGATGATCTTGAACTTGCCGAGATCTTAACAGAGTATCTTGAACAGTTTCATTATTCAATTACTGTTGAAGATGATCCCTTTAAAGCAGTTAGTATTTTAAAGTTAGAGCCTTTTGACCTTGTTATTTTGGATTTGACACTTCCGGGTATGGATGGTCTTGAAGTATGTGAAGCTATACGCGCACGTCAAGATATCCCTATCATTATCTCTTCAGCGAGAAGCGATGTGACAGATAAGGTAAAAGCACTGGAACTCGGAGCTGATGATTATATGCCAAAACCTTACGATCCACGTGAACTAGAAGCGAGAATTCAGTCAGTTCTTCGCCGTTATGCTGCAAAAACAGAAGCAAAAGCGGAAAATAAAAGTGATTTTAAATGTGATAGAGAAACAATGACTATCACATATAAAGGACGAAATATCGATCTGACAAATGCAGAGTTCGGTATTTTGGCTTATATGATCCAAAAACACGGTCTTGTAGTATCTCGTGAAGACCTTATCCATAATGTAAATGCGATCAATGAAGACAGTTCCAACAAGTCTATTGACGTTATGGTTGGACGTATCAGAAGTAAGTTGGGTGATAAATCTCTTATCGAATCGGTTCGTGGTGTAGGATATAAACTGCTTAAATGA